In the genome of Kwoniella shivajii chromosome 5, complete sequence, one region contains:
- a CDS encoding dTDP-4-dehydrorhamnose reductase: MVKTTVVITGASGLLGRAVTAEFESSGDEVIKLANSRAGKDSSYTKLDLMDEEAVNGFFQTHGKIDGAAERRPDVAEADPEKAAKINAVVPAHLAALANQRKFLLFYISTDYVFNGKNPPYDVDASPDPLQMYGRQKLDGEKAVLAEREKGAKVTVLRVPILYGKTEYNAESAVNILRDVVQDQSGKQYKMDAYQVRFPTNVEDIGRVLYDLSHVDKPLPPILHYATPSPALTKYDMTTIISKHLSLPIDHVIRDTNKPGPEATPRPENTQLSTKALEELGIDVSERKTFDEWWKSYIGEK; the protein is encoded by the exons ATGGTCAAGACAACAGTAGTGATAACAG GTGCATCAGGTCTTCTGGGAAGAGCAGTAACCGCCGAATTCGAATCTAGTGGTGATGAGG TTATAAAGCTCGCCAACAGTCGAGCGGGTAAAGATTCATCCTATACAAAGCTCgatttgatggatgaagaagctgttaaTGGCTTCTTTCAAACTCACGGAAAGATCGATG GTGCAGCAGAACGCAGACCTGATGTAGCCGAGGCT GATCCCGAAAAAGCTGCAAAA ATCAATGCTGTTGTTCCAGCGCATTTAGCTGCTCTTGCCAACCAGCGAAAATTCCTATTGTTTTACATCTCGACAGATTACGTGTTCAATGGgaaaaa TCCACCTTACGACGTGGACGCTTCTCCAGATCCATTACAAATGTACGGTCGACAAAAGCTAGATGGTGAGAAAGCGGTTTTGgcagaaagggaaaaaggtGCCAAAGTGACTGTACTGAGAGTACCTATCTT GTATGGGAAAACGGAATATAATGCTGAATCAGCAGTGAATATCTTACGTGACG TCGTACAGGATCAATCGGGAAAACAATACAAGATGGACGCTTATCAAGTTAGATTCCCGACCAATGTTGAAGACATAGGAAGGGTATTATATGATCTTTCAC ATGTCGACAAACCTTTACCCCCGATCCTGCATTACgcaacaccttcacctgctctAACCAAATACGACATGACAACAATCATCTCCAAACACCTTAGTTTACCCATTGATCACGTAATTAGAGATACCAATAAACCTGGACCAGAAGCTACTCCACGTCCTGAGAATACTCAGCTAAGTACCAAAGCTCTGGAAGAACTGGGAATTGACGTTAGTGAAAGGAAAACATTCGATGAGTGGTGGAAAAGCTATATAGGCGAGAAATGA